One Micromonospora sp. WMMD1120 genomic region harbors:
- a CDS encoding NAD-dependent epimerase/dehydratase family protein, which yields MRILILGGTQFFGRALARLAVAQGHEVTCAARGVSGVAPAGVRFVPVDRDDPDALRPLADTGFDAVVDVTRQINHARHALAVLADRVAHWSFVSTISVYADHATPGLSTSNTPLLPPAAPDVDGPGPDFSGYGECKVSIEEMVRDRVGEDRSFICRAGLLVGPEDSSGRFPYWVRRLAAGGEVLAPGAPTDRVQFVDAEDLAGWLLHAAAVRLGGTYDGTGPTMSRAEMLAGVAAGLGVAEPLLTWVDQDFLTAHDVREWWGERALPLWVRLPESAGLMDRDVSAAVAAGLVIRPLPDTVRATASWMTAHPDAVRQGGLDPADEAEILRKWHAVRDR from the coding sequence ATGCGGATTCTCATTCTCGGTGGCACCCAGTTCTTCGGCCGGGCGTTGGCCCGGCTCGCCGTCGCCCAGGGCCACGAGGTGACCTGCGCCGCCCGGGGCGTGTCCGGCGTCGCGCCGGCCGGGGTCCGGTTCGTGCCGGTGGACCGGGACGACCCCGACGCGCTCCGCCCGCTCGCCGACACGGGATTCGACGCCGTCGTGGACGTGACCCGCCAGATCAATCACGCCCGCCACGCGCTCGCCGTGCTCGCCGACCGGGTTGCCCACTGGTCCTTCGTGTCCACCATCTCGGTCTACGCCGACCACGCCACCCCGGGTCTCTCCACGTCGAACACGCCGCTGTTGCCGCCCGCCGCGCCGGACGTGGACGGGCCGGGCCCGGACTTCAGCGGGTACGGCGAGTGCAAGGTCAGCATCGAGGAGATGGTGCGGGACCGGGTCGGGGAGGATCGCTCGTTCATCTGTCGCGCCGGGTTGCTCGTCGGCCCGGAGGACTCCAGCGGCCGCTTCCCGTACTGGGTGCGGCGGTTGGCGGCCGGTGGCGAGGTGCTGGCTCCAGGAGCGCCGACCGATCGGGTGCAGTTCGTGGACGCCGAGGATCTGGCCGGTTGGCTGCTGCACGCCGCCGCCGTCCGGCTCGGTGGCACGTACGACGGCACCGGGCCGACGATGTCGCGGGCGGAGATGCTGGCCGGGGTGGCCGCCGGCCTGGGTGTGGCCGAGCCGCTGCTCACCTGGGTCGACCAGGACTTCCTCACGGCGCACGACGTCCGCGAGTGGTGGGGCGAGCGGGCCCTGCCGCTCTGGGTGCGCCTGCCGGAGTCCGCCGGTCTGATGGACCGCGACGTCTCCGCCGCCGTGGCCGCCGGGCTGGTCATCCGTCCGTTGCCCGACACCGTTCGGGCGACCGCGTCCTGGATGACAGCGCACCCGGACGCCGTCCGGCAGGGTGGACTCGACCCGGCGGATGAGGCGGAGATCCTGCGGAAGTGGCACGCTGTGCGGGACCGGTGA
- the murQ gene encoding N-acetylmuramic acid 6-phosphate etherase → MTAGADLPAPPTRPTVRVGAPTERRNPLSVDLDLMSTRDVLTVINEADRRVPAAVAAVLDEIATTVDLAVAALRGGHRVHYFGAGTSGRLGVLDAAELAPTFNSPRHWFCAHLAGGPDAMWRAVEDAEDDDRGGAVEAAGCVRAGDLVVGLAASGRTPYVLGALAAARATDASTVLLCANPEAEAARSVDVFIGVDTGPEVVTGSTRMKAGTAQKLVLNTFSTAVMVRLGRVYSNLMIDMVATNAKLRGRMISILVEATGCSEEVSRQALAQADGDLKTALVSLVSGAEIDAARAALARSADQVRGALALLAH, encoded by the coding sequence ATGACGGCGGGTGCGGACCTGCCCGCACCGCCCACCCGCCCGACCGTCCGGGTCGGCGCCCCCACCGAACGGCGTAACCCGCTCAGCGTCGACCTCGACCTGATGTCGACGCGGGACGTGCTCACCGTGATCAACGAGGCGGACCGGCGGGTGCCGGCGGCCGTCGCCGCGGTGCTCGACGAGATCGCCACGACCGTCGACCTGGCGGTCGCGGCCCTGCGCGGCGGCCACCGGGTGCACTACTTCGGCGCGGGCACCTCCGGCCGGCTGGGCGTGCTCGACGCGGCCGAGTTGGCCCCCACCTTCAACTCGCCCCGGCACTGGTTCTGCGCCCACCTGGCCGGCGGGCCGGACGCCATGTGGCGCGCCGTGGAGGACGCCGAGGACGACGATCGGGGAGGCGCGGTCGAGGCGGCCGGTTGCGTACGCGCCGGGGACCTGGTGGTCGGCCTGGCGGCCAGCGGACGCACGCCGTACGTCCTCGGGGCGCTCGCCGCGGCCCGCGCCACGGACGCCTCCACGGTGCTGCTGTGCGCCAATCCGGAGGCCGAGGCCGCCCGGTCGGTCGACGTGTTCATCGGGGTGGACACCGGACCCGAGGTGGTCACCGGGTCGACGCGGATGAAGGCGGGCACCGCGCAGAAGTTGGTGCTCAACACGTTCTCGACAGCCGTCATGGTGCGCCTGGGTCGGGTCTACTCGAACCTCATGATCGACATGGTCGCCACCAACGCCAAACTCCGCGGCCGAATGATCTCGATTCTGGTCGAGGCCACCGGCTGCTCCGAGGAGGTCTCCCGGCAGGCTCTCGCGCAGGCCGACGGCGACCTGAAGACCGCCCTGGTCTCACTCGTCTCGGGCGCCGAGATCGACGCCGCCCGGGCCGCGTTGGCGCGCTCGGCCGACCAGGTCCGCGGCGCGCTCGCACTGCTGGCTCACTAG
- a CDS encoding GPGG-motif small membrane protein, which produces MELILWILAVVLVVAGILALFRRQILWGIVLIVVGLLVGPGGVSIFN; this is translated from the coding sequence ATGGAGCTGATTCTCTGGATTCTCGCAGTCGTACTCGTGGTCGCCGGCATTCTCGCGCTGTTCCGCCGGCAGATCCTGTGGGGCATCGTCCTCATCGTCGTCGGGCTGTTGGTCGGCCCGGGTGGCGTCAGCATCTTCAATTGA
- a CDS encoding DUF6232 family protein, with protein MDREGAKTRPPRTVPGARTTLLYARPGIIVTVDRFTVGSTSYRVADLTHLRTTRGPHDRIAVRAVVLTASMLGGVALLLGFSGGLQHLTAGAYLILGAVFLLPAALAVVGDRWRPPPHELWGWHQGTETLLFTADDERQFGQVTRALLRAREVNRYGGWTDPLASAEPWRPNR; from the coding sequence GTGGATCGTGAAGGCGCGAAGACGCGACCGCCGCGAACGGTGCCGGGTGCCCGGACGACCCTGCTGTACGCGCGGCCCGGCATCATCGTGACCGTCGACCGGTTCACCGTCGGGTCGACCAGCTACCGGGTCGCCGACCTGACCCACCTGCGCACCACCCGGGGTCCCCACGACCGGATCGCCGTCCGGGCCGTCGTCCTCACCGCCAGCATGCTCGGCGGTGTCGCGCTGCTGCTCGGCTTCAGCGGTGGCCTGCAACACCTCACCGCCGGGGCGTACCTCATCCTCGGCGCGGTCTTCCTGCTCCCGGCCGCCCTCGCGGTGGTGGGCGACCGCTGGCGTCCACCACCGCACGAGCTGTGGGGCTGGCACCAGGGGACCGAGACGTTGTTGTTCACCGCCGACGACGAACGGCAGTTCGGCCAGGTCACCCGTGCGCTGCTGCGCGCCCGCGAGGTCAACCGCTACGGCGGGTGGACGGACCCGCTCGCCTCGGCCGAACCGTGGCGACCCAACCGCTGA
- a CDS encoding metallophosphoesterase codes for MVIRIAAVGDVHLDQDVVGRFRPALEELPECADVLLLAGDLTRHGTEAEARCVAEEFGGLAVPVVTVLGNHDHQCDQVPQVVKVLQDAGITVLEGNGVVLDCAGGRLGIAGVKGFGGGFAGRCASDFGEPEMKSFVRTTTESADSLGAALRSLDCDLLVALTHYAPVPDTLVGEPLEIYPFLGSYQLGQAIDSAPTALALHGHAHAGSERGTTPGGVRVRNVAHPVIKQAYSVFHVGDQLETDQVSPIGSSGIQRPWS; via the coding sequence ATGGTGATCCGGATCGCCGCCGTGGGCGACGTGCATCTGGACCAGGACGTGGTCGGGCGGTTCCGGCCGGCGTTGGAGGAGCTGCCGGAGTGCGCCGACGTGCTGCTGCTGGCCGGGGACCTGACCCGGCACGGCACCGAGGCCGAGGCGCGCTGCGTGGCGGAGGAGTTCGGCGGGTTGGCGGTGCCGGTGGTGACGGTGCTCGGCAACCACGACCACCAGTGCGACCAGGTGCCGCAGGTGGTCAAGGTGCTCCAGGACGCGGGCATCACAGTGCTGGAGGGCAACGGCGTCGTCCTGGACTGCGCCGGCGGCCGGCTGGGCATCGCCGGCGTCAAGGGCTTCGGCGGCGGGTTCGCCGGGCGGTGCGCGAGCGACTTCGGCGAGCCGGAGATGAAGTCCTTCGTCCGCACCACCACCGAGAGCGCGGACAGCCTGGGCGCCGCGCTGCGTTCGCTGGACTGCGACCTGCTCGTCGCCCTCACCCACTACGCGCCGGTGCCGGACACGCTGGTCGGCGAGCCACTGGAGATCTACCCCTTCCTCGGCTCGTACCAGCTGGGTCAGGCGATCGACTCCGCGCCCACCGCGCTTGCCCTGCACGGGCACGCGCACGCCGGCAGCGAGCGCGGCACGACCCCCGGCGGGGTTCGGGTCCGCAACGTGGCGCACCCGGTGATCAAGCAGGCGTACAGCGTCTTCCACGTGGGCGATCAACTCGAGACCGACCAGGTTTCCCCGATCGGTTCGTCGGGTATTCAGCGGCCATGGAGCTGA
- a CDS encoding sigma-70 family RNA polymerase sigma factor, with protein MARNRATGASEGTVGNVDKNIGMRTDEVAEERDLVGVYLHEISRTPLLDAAKEVDLSKAIEAGLYAEHLLGEDAVPTGVDRADLEWLVVEGERAKDLFIRANLRLVVSIARRYVRSGMPMLDLIQEGNTGLVRAVEKFDYERGYKFSTYATWWIRQAISRAIAQQERTVRLPVHLVEDVNRMRNVARQLTRELGSDPEPEQIAAALGVTVERVNELRRWSQDTVSLDTPVGDDGDTNLGDLVADSDAPSPEDIVLSGLERQRIEGLLNHLDDRSAGIMRARYGLEDGREHSLTEVASRFSLSRERIRQLEIQALGRLRELARAEGLQAA; from the coding sequence ATGGCAAGGAACCGGGCAACCGGCGCGAGCGAGGGGACCGTGGGCAACGTGGACAAGAACATCGGCATGCGAACCGACGAGGTTGCCGAGGAGCGCGACCTGGTCGGCGTCTACCTGCACGAGATCTCCCGGACGCCACTGCTGGACGCCGCCAAGGAGGTTGACCTCTCCAAGGCGATCGAGGCCGGCCTCTACGCCGAGCACCTGCTCGGTGAGGACGCCGTCCCCACCGGTGTGGACCGGGCCGACCTGGAGTGGCTGGTCGTCGAGGGGGAACGGGCGAAGGATCTCTTCATCCGTGCCAACCTCCGGCTGGTCGTCTCGATCGCCCGACGCTACGTCCGCTCGGGCATGCCCATGCTGGATCTGATCCAGGAGGGCAACACCGGCCTGGTCCGGGCGGTCGAGAAGTTCGACTACGAGCGTGGCTACAAGTTCTCCACCTACGCCACCTGGTGGATCCGCCAGGCGATCAGCCGGGCGATCGCCCAGCAGGAGCGCACCGTCCGACTGCCGGTGCACCTGGTGGAGGACGTCAACCGGATGCGCAACGTGGCCCGCCAGTTGACCCGCGAGCTGGGCAGCGACCCGGAGCCGGAGCAGATCGCCGCGGCCCTCGGCGTCACCGTCGAGCGGGTCAACGAGCTGCGCCGCTGGTCGCAGGACACCGTCTCGCTGGACACCCCGGTGGGCGACGACGGCGACACCAACCTCGGCGACCTGGTCGCCGACAGTGACGCGCCGTCGCCGGAGGACATCGTCCTGAGCGGCCTGGAGCGGCAGCGGATCGAGGGTCTGCTCAACCACCTCGACGACCGGTCCGCCGGCATCATGCGGGCCCGCTACGGGCTGGAGGACGGCCGGGAGCACTCGCTCACCGAGGTCGCGTCCCGGTTCTCGCTGTCTCGCGAGCGGATCCGCCAGCTCGAGATCCAGGCTCTCGGCCGGCTGCGTGAGCTGGCTCGGGCCGAGGGGTTGCAGGCGGCCTGA
- a CDS encoding peptidoglycan DD-metalloendopeptidase family protein, with protein MRKRWMSLLVTGLLVGGTLVPASPALAAPTFKVPFPCGQTWSGQTRSDHSPAYAVDFNRTDDQGDPVVASAPGTVDRVTDLGGTSYGKYVRINHGGGYSTYYAHLSGFNVSVGQTVGYGKVIGWVGSTGGSTGPHLHYEQRLNGADIQVRFNGTLALYWGTKSYTSGNGCSSGSGNGTVDTSGTPLTVRSGPGTGYASVGTVADGTRVTIACQTSGTSVTGTFGTSSIWDRIGSGRYIADAYVYTGHDGYIPNVPRC; from the coding sequence ATGCGTAAGCGGTGGATGAGCCTGCTGGTGACGGGTCTGCTCGTCGGGGGAACACTGGTGCCGGCGAGTCCGGCACTGGCCGCGCCGACCTTCAAGGTGCCGTTCCCGTGCGGACAGACCTGGTCCGGGCAGACCCGGTCGGACCACAGCCCGGCGTACGCCGTCGACTTCAACCGCACCGACGACCAGGGCGACCCGGTGGTCGCCAGTGCCCCGGGGACCGTCGACCGGGTGACCGACCTCGGCGGCACCAGTTATGGCAAATATGTCCGAATCAACCACGGGGGCGGTTACAGCACGTACTACGCGCACCTCAGCGGCTTCAACGTCTCGGTCGGGCAGACCGTCGGCTACGGCAAGGTGATCGGCTGGGTCGGCAGCACCGGCGGCTCCACCGGCCCGCACCTGCACTACGAGCAGCGCCTCAACGGCGCCGACATCCAGGTCCGCTTCAACGGCACCCTGGCGCTGTACTGGGGCACCAAGAGCTACACCAGCGGCAACGGGTGCTCCTCGGGCAGCGGCAACGGCACCGTCGACACCAGCGGCACGCCACTGACCGTCCGCTCCGGGCCCGGCACCGGGTACGCCTCGGTGGGCACCGTCGCCGACGGCACCCGGGTGACCATCGCGTGCCAGACCAGCGGCACCTCGGTCACCGGCACGTTCGGCACCAGCTCGATCTGGGACCGGATCGGCAGTGGCCGGTACATCGCCGACGCGTACGTCTACACCGGTCACGACGGCTATATCCCGAACGTCCCCCGCTGCTGA
- a CDS encoding SDR family NAD(P)-dependent oxidoreductase, which yields MGESSVLVTGGSGGLGGAVVGAFAGAGWRVVVPQRTARPGSGPAADDLVRVVADLAEPSGAARAVDVAAGEPAAPLRAVVNLVGGYAGGGLVHETPVEEFERMFTVNLRPTYLVTQAALPHLVAAGGGAVVCVSSRAALAPFPGAAGYVAAKAAVLAFANAVAVEYRSRNVRCNTVLPSVIDTPANRAAQPDADHSRWVTPEEIAPVVRFLASADSAPTSGATVPVYGRA from the coding sequence GTGGGAGAGAGCAGCGTTCTGGTTACCGGGGGGTCAGGCGGTTTGGGCGGGGCGGTGGTTGGCGCCTTCGCCGGGGCGGGGTGGCGGGTGGTCGTACCGCAGCGAACGGCCCGGCCCGGGTCGGGGCCGGCGGCGGACGACCTGGTCCGGGTGGTCGCGGACCTGGCCGAGCCGTCGGGCGCCGCGCGGGCGGTCGACGTCGCCGCCGGCGAGCCGGCCGCGCCGCTGCGGGCGGTGGTCAATCTGGTCGGGGGGTACGCCGGCGGCGGGCTGGTGCACGAGACGCCGGTCGAGGAGTTCGAGCGGATGTTCACCGTCAACCTCCGGCCGACCTACCTGGTCACCCAGGCGGCGCTGCCACACCTGGTGGCGGCCGGCGGTGGCGCTGTGGTCTGTGTCTCGTCCCGGGCGGCGCTGGCCCCGTTTCCCGGCGCGGCCGGCTACGTGGCGGCCAAGGCGGCGGTGCTGGCGTTCGCCAACGCGGTGGCCGTCGAGTACCGGTCCCGGAACGTGCGCTGCAACACAGTGCTGCCCAGCGTCATCGACACCCCGGCGAACCGGGCGGCCCAGCCCGACGCCGACCACTCCCGCTGGGTGACCCCGGAGGAGATCGCCCCGGTGGTCCGGTTCCTCGCGTCGGCGGACTCCGCGCCGACCAGCGGCGCCACCGTTCCGGTCTACGGGCGGGCCTGA
- a CDS encoding TspO/MBR family protein has translation MKTSREAPAATGRRTWWALAGFAAAVFVAAAIGGLGVQGTTEEYANLRQPGWAPPSWLFGPVWSLLYALIAVAGWLVWRRVGFSPALWAWTAQLVLNAIWTPLFFGAGQYGLAFAEIVVMWLAIGLTVVLFARVSRVAAALLLPYWAWVTFAAALNLSIWRLNA, from the coding sequence ATGAAGACATCTCGGGAGGCGCCGGCCGCGACCGGCCGACGGACCTGGTGGGCCCTCGCCGGCTTCGCGGCGGCGGTCTTCGTGGCGGCCGCCATCGGCGGCCTGGGCGTGCAGGGCACCACCGAGGAGTACGCGAACCTGCGACAGCCCGGCTGGGCGCCACCCTCGTGGCTGTTCGGCCCGGTCTGGTCGCTGCTCTACGCGCTGATCGCGGTGGCCGGTTGGCTGGTGTGGCGCCGGGTCGGCTTCTCCCCCGCCCTCTGGGCCTGGACCGCCCAACTGGTCCTCAACGCGATCTGGACGCCGCTCTTCTTCGGCGCGGGGCAGTACGGGCTCGCGTTCGCCGAGATCGTGGTGATGTGGCTGGCGATCGGGCTCACCGTGGTGCTGTTCGCCAGGGTGTCCCGGGTCGCGGCGGCGCTGCTGCTGCCCTACTGGGCCTGGGTCACCTTCGCCGCCGCGCTGAACCTGTCGATCTGGCGGCTGAACGCCTGA
- a CDS encoding NlpC/P60 family protein: MSSLRNLLRTMALAGMSAALIAPTAAAHAEPSPAELTQRIETSSAELERVVESYNKLREEIKANEAAAGRLQTRIGPLEQQVEQSRADVAELATTAYKSGGLRTADALLRPGGSSALLDRLGALEQLTRQRQERISGFTADQQRLLDEKTRLEATLARQAAQARELAAGKKRIEQDLARLYELRRQAYGAATERPEPKVAAAEAKNVPAVAGAAGTAVRYAFGALGKPYQWASDGPNGYDCSGLTSAAWRAAGKSLPHNTRMQWSAVAHIGRSDLSPGDLVFYSGLGHVALYVGNGQVIDAPSAGRNVLKRGMNMMPIQGYGRVR, encoded by the coding sequence TTGTCATCCCTGAGAAACCTGCTGCGCACCATGGCGCTGGCCGGCATGTCGGCCGCGCTGATCGCCCCGACGGCGGCAGCTCACGCCGAACCGTCCCCCGCCGAGCTGACCCAGCGGATCGAGACCTCCTCGGCCGAGCTGGAGCGGGTCGTCGAGTCGTACAACAAGCTCCGTGAGGAGATCAAGGCGAACGAGGCCGCGGCGGGCCGATTACAGACCCGCATCGGTCCCCTGGAACAACAGGTCGAGCAGAGCCGGGCCGACGTGGCCGAGTTGGCCACCACCGCGTACAAGAGCGGCGGCCTGCGTACCGCGGACGCCCTGCTGCGGCCCGGCGGTTCGTCGGCGCTGCTGGACCGGCTCGGCGCACTCGAACAGCTGACCCGGCAGCGACAGGAGCGCATCTCCGGCTTCACCGCTGACCAGCAGCGGCTGCTCGACGAGAAGACCCGCCTGGAAGCCACCCTGGCCCGGCAGGCCGCGCAGGCCCGAGAGCTCGCGGCGGGCAAGAAGCGGATCGAACAGGACCTGGCCAGGCTGTACGAGCTGCGCCGGCAGGCGTACGGGGCCGCCACCGAGCGACCCGAGCCGAAGGTGGCGGCCGCCGAGGCGAAGAACGTGCCAGCGGTGGCCGGCGCGGCCGGCACGGCGGTGCGCTACGCGTTCGGCGCGCTGGGCAAGCCGTACCAGTGGGCGAGCGACGGGCCGAACGGCTACGACTGCTCCGGGTTGACCTCGGCGGCGTGGCGGGCGGCCGGAAAGTCGCTACCGCACAACACGCGGATGCAGTGGAGCGCGGTGGCGCACATCGGTAGGAGCGACCTGAGCCCCGGCGACCTCGTCTTCTACAGCGGGCTCGGGCACGTCGCCCTCTACGTGGGCAACGGCCAGGTGATCGACGCGCCCAGCGCCGGTCGCAACGTGCTCAAGCGCGGCATGAACATGATGCCCATCCAGGGCTACGGTCGGGTCCGCTAG
- a CDS encoding thymidylate kinase, translating into MARSSGMRRRRARLRTVALIGIDGSGKTTQAHRLADALNAAGRPATYRRNASGRRWLGRIARRLGRPDAQRLVGRDGVLAVESVLRWLAIALALVSCLITGRTAVMDRYSACQYASIRAHGGQRWERLARAGYRLFPTPQVTFLLSVDPAEAYRRIEERGTDHETMSWLTAADTAYRTLPEYPTFVLVDAGRPAEEVTEQIQSHLVGWLPSPSGGDDVGPLVAQARP; encoded by the coding sequence GTGGCCAGATCATCGGGGATGCGACGACGGAGGGCCCGGTTGCGCACCGTCGCCCTGATCGGCATCGACGGTTCAGGCAAGACCACCCAGGCGCACCGGCTGGCCGACGCGCTGAACGCCGCCGGACGCCCCGCCACCTACCGCCGCAACGCCAGCGGGCGACGCTGGCTCGGCCGGATCGCCCGCCGACTGGGCCGGCCGGACGCGCAACGACTCGTCGGGCGCGACGGCGTCCTCGCCGTGGAGTCGGTGCTGCGCTGGCTCGCCATCGCCCTCGCGCTGGTCAGTTGCCTGATCACCGGACGGACAGCGGTCATGGACCGGTACTCGGCCTGCCAGTACGCGAGCATCAGGGCGCACGGCGGGCAACGGTGGGAGCGGCTCGCCAGGGCCGGTTACCGACTGTTCCCGACACCGCAGGTGACGTTCCTGCTCTCCGTCGACCCCGCCGAGGCGTACCGGCGGATCGAGGAACGCGGCACCGACCACGAGACGATGAGCTGGCTGACGGCGGCGGACACCGCCTACCGGACGCTTCCCGAGTACCCGACCTTCGTGCTGGTGGACGCGGGCCGCCCGGCCGAGGAGGTGACCGAGCAGATCCAGTCCCACCTGGTGGGCTGGCTGCCGTCGCCGAGCGGCGGCGACGACGTCGGCCCGTTGGTGGCTCAGGCCCGCCCGTAG
- a CDS encoding MurR/RpiR family transcriptional regulator, which yields MAKSPKISASNEPGGLIVHISGLLPSLSPAEQRVARLVVSDPAAAARRTITDLATAAETSEATVIRFCRSVGMDGYPQLRIRLAAEAARRVEPPDARVVGGDIPPGADLAQIIATIAFNDARAVEETAEQLDPAVCEQVVEAISGAGRIDIYGAGASGFVASDFQQKLHRIGRIAFYFPDVHTALTSAALLGRGDVAIGISHTGTTSDVIEVLEQARTRGAATVALTNFPRSPIAEVADFVLTTAARETTYRSGATASRLAQLTVVDCLFVGVAARNRARARKALEATAEAVQSHRVGANRRRA from the coding sequence GTGGCGAAGAGTCCGAAGATTTCTGCGAGCAATGAGCCCGGTGGGCTGATCGTCCACATCAGCGGGCTCCTGCCGTCGCTGTCTCCCGCGGAGCAGCGGGTTGCCCGGCTGGTCGTCTCCGATCCGGCCGCCGCCGCCCGACGCACGATCACGGACCTCGCCACCGCAGCGGAGACGTCCGAGGCGACAGTCATCCGTTTCTGCCGCTCGGTGGGCATGGACGGGTACCCCCAGCTGCGCATCCGCCTCGCCGCCGAGGCCGCCCGCCGGGTCGAGCCGCCGGACGCCCGGGTGGTCGGCGGCGACATCCCGCCCGGCGCCGATCTCGCCCAGATCATCGCCACGATCGCGTTCAACGACGCCCGCGCGGTCGAGGAAACCGCCGAACAACTCGACCCGGCCGTGTGCGAGCAGGTGGTCGAGGCGATCAGCGGCGCCGGACGGATCGACATCTACGGCGCCGGCGCCAGCGGGTTCGTCGCCTCCGACTTCCAGCAGAAGCTGCACCGCATCGGCCGGATCGCCTTCTACTTCCCCGACGTGCACACCGCGCTGACCTCGGCCGCCCTGCTGGGCCGGGGCGACGTGGCGATCGGCATCTCGCACACCGGCACCACCTCGGACGTGATCGAGGTGTTGGAGCAGGCGCGTACGCGCGGCGCCGCCACCGTGGCGCTGACCAACTTCCCCCGCTCGCCCATCGCCGAGGTGGCCGACTTCGTGCTGACCACGGCCGCCCGGGAAACCACCTACCGATCGGGCGCGACGGCCAGCCGACTGGCCCAGCTCACCGTCGTCGACTGCCTCTTCGTCGGGGTGGCCGCCCGCAACCGGGCCCGGGCCCGCAAGGCCCTCGAGGCGACCGCCGAGGCCGTCCAGTCGCACCGGGTGGGTGCGAACCGGAGGCGGGCATGA
- a CDS encoding nucleotidyltransferase: protein MAERGDESLVHTLKKVAAVLKQSEIPFALGGSFAVYAHGGHSSEHDVDFLIREVDVEPALEALVAAGFVAERPPEDWLVKVFDDGRMVDLIHRPIETPVTEETFADTVIRPVDAIHMPVLSATQLMVHKLLSFSQHYCDFARGLPLARSLREQIDWERVRKETQHSPYAEAFLVLLDRLEVVSVAGTQPGEGTS from the coding sequence ATGGCTGAGCGCGGGGACGAGAGTCTGGTGCACACCCTGAAAAAGGTCGCCGCCGTGCTCAAGCAGTCCGAGATCCCGTTCGCCCTGGGCGGCAGCTTCGCCGTGTACGCCCACGGCGGCCACTCCAGCGAGCACGACGTCGACTTCCTGATCCGGGAGGTGGACGTCGAGCCGGCGTTGGAGGCGCTGGTGGCGGCCGGCTTCGTCGCCGAGCGGCCGCCGGAGGACTGGCTGGTGAAGGTCTTCGACGACGGCCGGATGGTCGACCTGATCCACCGCCCGATCGAGACCCCGGTGACCGAGGAGACGTTCGCCGACACCGTCATCCGGCCGGTGGACGCGATCCACATGCCGGTGCTCTCCGCCACCCAGCTGATGGTGCACAAACTGCTCAGCTTCTCCCAGCACTACTGCGACTTCGCCCGTGGCCTGCCGCTGGCCCGGTCACTGCGGGAGCAGATCGACTGGGAACGGGTACGCAAGGAGACGCAGCACTCGCCGTACGCCGAGGCGTTCCTGGTGCTGCTGGACCGGCTGGAGGTGGTGTCGGTAGCCGGCACCCAGCCAGGAGAGGGGACATCGTGA